The following proteins are co-located in the Clavibacter capsici genome:
- the purU gene encoding formyltetrahydrofolate deformylase has translation MTDQATRAQPPHRVLSFSCDDRPGIVHAIAGAIVEAGGDITESQQFSSADTGRFFMRLQIQSAADDDRLAESLAAVVERYDATWHLDEVGRPLRTLVLGSTAEHCVNDLLFRQRAGQLPVEIPLVLSNHGKLADLAGFYGVPFEHVPVTDDASKRAFEERVIRAVEEHDVELVVLARYMQILSPELCARLSGRIINIHHSFLPGFKGANPYKQAHARGVKLIGATAHFVTSDLDEGPIVEQNVVRVDHSRSARELMAIGQDEESRTLTQAVRWFAEHRVLLDGARTIIFR, from the coding sequence ATGACCGACCAGGCCACCCGCGCGCAGCCGCCGCACCGCGTCCTCAGCTTCTCCTGCGACGACCGTCCGGGGATCGTGCACGCCATCGCCGGCGCGATCGTCGAGGCCGGCGGCGACATCACGGAGTCGCAGCAGTTCTCGAGCGCCGACACCGGCCGGTTCTTCATGCGGCTCCAGATCCAGAGCGCCGCCGACGACGACCGCCTGGCCGAGTCGCTCGCTGCCGTCGTCGAGCGCTACGACGCGACCTGGCACCTCGACGAGGTGGGCCGGCCGCTGCGCACGCTCGTGCTGGGATCCACCGCCGAGCACTGCGTGAACGACCTGCTGTTCCGGCAGCGCGCGGGGCAGCTGCCCGTCGAGATCCCGCTCGTGCTCAGCAACCACGGGAAGCTCGCCGACCTCGCCGGCTTCTACGGGGTGCCGTTCGAGCACGTGCCCGTCACCGACGACGCGTCGAAGCGGGCGTTCGAGGAGCGCGTGATCCGCGCGGTCGAGGAGCACGACGTCGAGCTGGTGGTGCTGGCGCGCTACATGCAGATCCTCTCCCCCGAGCTGTGCGCGCGCCTCAGCGGCCGGATCATCAACATCCACCATTCCTTCCTCCCCGGCTTCAAGGGCGCGAACCCCTACAAGCAGGCGCACGCGCGCGGCGTGAAGCTCATCGGCGCGACCGCGCACTTCGTCACGAGCGACCTCGACGAGGGCCCGATCGTGGAGCAGAACGTCGTCCGCGTGGACCACTCGCGCAGCGCCCGCGAGCTCATGGCCATCGGCCAGGACGAGGAGTCGCGCACCCTCACGCAGGCCGTGCGCTGGTTCGCGGAGCACCGCGTGCTGCTCGACGGCGCGCGCACCATCATCTTCCGCTGA
- a CDS encoding MFS transporter produces MTNTSPIFLPDPDRAAHGGRRSPVPPHDPADPAFRFPWVGILTLAACVFLSVTSETLPTGLLSEMSGDLRVDESRVGLLVSVFAVAVVLSSAPLAALTRRVPRHALLLVVLAVFATSNLLTALAPTFELVIATRVLGGLAHGLFWAVVGAYSAHLVPPALIGRAVALTVGGGSLAFVLGVPVGTAAGQAFGWRAAFAGIGVLTLLGIVLVWRFLPAVGRPEREAPAGAPGGGRVGIRQRMAGQGVGGVLFVCLTAMVIMIGQYGFYTYVDPFVTRVMGIPPEQLSAMLFGYGIAGALGLLLAGTVFASRPQLGVLTGLAAAALGVSSLALVPGLWAVAIPGFLLWGLAFGAIPSLLQTRMLHAAHPSFRDTASSFYTTAFNVGIGGGALVGGALLDGLGIASLPGAYLVVLAVSAVLVVGSAGRAARGRATARRSAA; encoded by the coding sequence ATGACGAACACCTCCCCCATATTCCTGCCCGATCCGGACCGCGCCGCCCACGGCGGACGGCGCTCGCCGGTGCCGCCGCACGACCCGGCGGACCCCGCCTTCCGCTTCCCCTGGGTCGGCATCCTCACGCTCGCGGCGTGCGTCTTCCTCAGCGTCACGAGCGAGACGCTGCCCACCGGCCTCCTCAGCGAGATGAGCGGCGACCTCCGCGTGGACGAGTCGCGCGTCGGCCTCCTCGTCTCGGTGTTCGCGGTCGCCGTGGTGCTCTCCAGCGCGCCGCTCGCGGCCCTCACCCGCCGGGTGCCGCGGCACGCGCTGCTCCTCGTGGTCCTCGCGGTCTTCGCGACGAGCAACCTGCTGACCGCGCTCGCCCCCACGTTCGAGCTCGTCATCGCGACGCGCGTGCTCGGCGGGCTCGCGCACGGCCTGTTCTGGGCGGTCGTCGGCGCGTACTCGGCGCACCTCGTGCCGCCCGCGCTGATCGGCCGGGCCGTGGCGCTCACGGTCGGCGGCGGCAGCCTCGCGTTCGTGCTGGGCGTGCCCGTGGGCACCGCGGCCGGGCAGGCGTTCGGCTGGCGCGCGGCGTTCGCGGGGATCGGCGTGCTCACGCTCCTCGGGATCGTGCTCGTCTGGCGCTTCCTGCCCGCGGTCGGCCGCCCCGAGCGGGAGGCGCCGGCCGGTGCGCCCGGCGGCGGCCGCGTCGGGATCCGGCAGCGCATGGCCGGCCAGGGCGTCGGCGGCGTGCTGTTCGTCTGCCTCACCGCGATGGTGATCATGATCGGCCAGTACGGCTTCTACACGTACGTCGACCCGTTCGTCACGCGCGTGATGGGGATCCCGCCGGAGCAGCTCAGCGCCATGCTCTTCGGCTACGGCATCGCCGGGGCCCTCGGGCTCCTGCTCGCCGGCACCGTGTTCGCGAGTCGGCCCCAGCTCGGCGTGCTGACGGGCCTCGCGGCGGCGGCGCTCGGGGTCAGCTCGCTCGCGCTCGTGCCGGGCCTCTGGGCGGTCGCGATCCCCGGCTTCCTCCTCTGGGGCCTCGCGTTCGGCGCGATCCCGTCCCTCCTCCAGACGCGCATGCTGCACGCGGCGCACCCGTCGTTCCGCGACACCGCGAGCTCCTTCTACACGACCGCGTTCAACGTCGGGATCGGCGGCGGCGCCCTCGTGGGCGGCGCGCTGCTCGACGGGCTCGGCATCGCGTCGCTGCCGGGCGCGTACCTCGTCGTGCTGGCGGTGTCGGCCGTGCTCGTCGTCGGATCCGCGGGCCGGGCCGCCCGGGGACGCGCGACCGCCCGGCGCTCCGCCGCCTGA
- a CDS encoding S8 family serine peptidase: MFVIPRSIRLRSESDRASSLRRATASVAATALVAAGLAAFGAGGAMAAPAPTVAKQAADLEDGRYIVTLADEAAATYQGGVSGLAATQARSGTQLDAGSAPVSEYTDYLKAQQEDVAASVGADIDYSYSLTVNGFSADLTAEQAAELSSDRKVQSVERDRIYHPTSTPAADFLGLTGADGVWAKTGGQEKAGEGAVIGVIDTGIAPENPSFAGARLGTAAGSEPYLDGSTIRFDKGDGTQFTGVCQTGEQFTAADCSTKIVGARYFVDGFGKANIGNASTGEYVSPRDGDGHGSHTGSTAAGNAGVEATIDGNPLGEISGVAPASKIAAYKVCWSGPDNSTQDDDGCAGADLVAAIEQATKDGVDVINYSIGGGSAETTFSATDAAFLGAASAGIFVSASAGNSGPDASTLDNASPWITTVAASTVAGNFEATAKLGDGQQFAGSSITVTEPVSGAFVTAASVAAAGATTPNLCGPGSLDPAKTAGKIVLCERGTFDRVAKSAEVERAGGIGMVLVNPTPNSIDADTHSVPTVHLDADVYAAVSAYAATPGATVTLVPDNTTGVSAPTPQVAGFSSRGPVLADGSDILKPDVTAPGVSIIAATNNAEGAEPTFALLSGTSMAAPHVAGLALLYLGERPNAPVSEIKSALMTTAYDTKDADGGTVTDPFAQGAGHVDPTRYLDAGLLYLNDRSDWLAYLAATGYATGIEPVDPSELNLASIAIGTLTGAETVTREVTSTGPGTYTASVQGLAGVRADVTPSTLEFTEAGQTKSFEVSFTRTTATVDRYATGSLTWTSADHVVRSPVAVNPVSIAAPAEVAGTGIDGSVDVTVTPGATGPITLTAEGLARGVVIPDPKDASSPFTGSGPAKASATYPITVPAGQLATRIDLDSADEAADLDLTVTRVVDGKVVATYTSATASADESVTIETPEAGAYVVKVDVFSIPTGSTTADYTVTQFDLSTTTDEGAFTVSPNPIDAVQSRPATYTASWSDLAPETAYLGRVAYSGSPFTTYVRVESGAIPAPVATAPPVVTGTPVAGQTLTATPGTWDQEGLTFSYQWYADGKALPGQTRATYRVSPSASGKSITVVVTAKPAEGPTGTATSEPVVIKLASTVTVSVKPPVLTSAQKAVVTVKVDSAAKAAPTGTVTVKVGADTFEVTLDAAGTGRVELPAYPKGRYAVTAAYAGDDANAAKTSAPKYLYVTR; this comes from the coding sequence GTGTTCGTGATCCCACGCTCCATCCGGCTCCGCTCGGAGTCCGACCGCGCATCATCCCTGCGCAGGGCGACGGCCTCCGTCGCCGCCACCGCCCTCGTCGCCGCCGGCCTCGCCGCGTTCGGAGCGGGAGGCGCCATGGCCGCCCCCGCACCGACCGTCGCGAAGCAGGCGGCCGACCTGGAGGACGGCCGCTACATCGTGACCCTCGCCGACGAGGCCGCCGCGACCTACCAGGGCGGGGTCTCCGGGCTCGCCGCCACCCAGGCCCGCTCGGGCACGCAGCTCGACGCGGGATCCGCTCCCGTCTCCGAGTACACGGACTACCTGAAGGCGCAGCAGGAGGATGTCGCCGCCAGCGTCGGCGCCGACATCGACTACTCGTACTCCCTCACGGTCAACGGCTTCTCGGCCGACCTCACCGCCGAGCAGGCCGCGGAGCTCTCGAGCGACCGGAAGGTCCAGAGCGTCGAGCGCGACCGGATCTACCACCCCACCTCCACCCCTGCGGCCGACTTCCTCGGCCTCACCGGCGCCGACGGCGTCTGGGCGAAGACGGGCGGCCAGGAGAAGGCGGGCGAGGGCGCCGTCATCGGCGTGATCGACACCGGCATCGCGCCGGAGAACCCGTCCTTCGCGGGCGCCCGCCTCGGCACCGCCGCGGGTTCCGAGCCGTACCTCGACGGATCCACGATCCGCTTCGACAAGGGCGACGGCACGCAGTTCACCGGCGTCTGCCAGACCGGCGAGCAGTTCACGGCCGCCGACTGCAGCACCAAGATCGTCGGCGCGCGCTACTTCGTCGACGGCTTCGGCAAGGCGAACATCGGCAACGCGTCGACGGGCGAGTACGTCTCCCCGCGCGACGGCGACGGCCACGGCTCGCACACGGGATCCACCGCCGCGGGCAACGCCGGCGTGGAGGCCACCATCGACGGCAACCCGCTCGGCGAGATCTCGGGCGTCGCGCCCGCGTCGAAGATCGCCGCGTACAAGGTCTGCTGGTCGGGCCCCGACAACTCCACGCAGGACGACGACGGCTGCGCGGGAGCCGATCTGGTCGCCGCCATCGAGCAGGCGACGAAGGACGGCGTCGACGTCATCAACTACTCCATCGGCGGCGGATCCGCGGAGACCACGTTCTCCGCGACCGACGCCGCGTTCCTGGGCGCCGCCAGCGCGGGCATCTTCGTCTCCGCCTCCGCGGGCAACTCCGGCCCGGACGCGTCCACCCTCGACAACGCGTCGCCGTGGATCACCACGGTCGCCGCGAGCACGGTCGCGGGCAACTTCGAGGCCACCGCGAAGCTCGGCGACGGGCAGCAGTTCGCGGGCTCGTCCATCACGGTGACCGAGCCGGTCTCCGGCGCCTTCGTCACGGCGGCCTCCGTCGCCGCGGCCGGCGCGACCACGCCGAACCTCTGCGGACCCGGATCCCTCGACCCGGCGAAGACGGCCGGGAAGATCGTCCTGTGCGAGCGCGGCACGTTCGACCGGGTCGCCAAGTCGGCCGAGGTCGAGCGCGCGGGCGGCATCGGCATGGTGCTCGTCAACCCGACGCCCAACTCGATCGACGCCGACACGCACTCCGTGCCGACCGTCCACCTCGACGCCGACGTCTACGCCGCCGTCTCCGCGTACGCGGCCACGCCCGGCGCGACCGTCACCCTGGTTCCGGACAACACGACGGGCGTCTCCGCCCCGACCCCGCAGGTCGCCGGATTCAGCTCGCGCGGCCCGGTCCTCGCGGACGGCAGCGACATCCTGAAGCCCGACGTCACGGCGCCCGGCGTCTCGATCATCGCGGCGACGAACAACGCGGAGGGCGCCGAGCCGACCTTCGCGCTCCTGTCCGGCACGTCGATGGCGGCCCCGCACGTGGCCGGCCTCGCGCTGCTGTACCTGGGCGAGCGCCCGAACGCGCCCGTCTCGGAGATCAAGTCGGCGCTCATGACGACCGCCTACGACACGAAGGACGCCGACGGCGGCACGGTCACGGATCCCTTCGCCCAGGGCGCCGGGCACGTCGACCCGACCCGCTACCTCGACGCGGGCCTGCTGTACCTCAACGACCGCAGCGACTGGCTCGCGTACCTCGCGGCCACCGGGTACGCGACGGGCATCGAGCCCGTCGACCCGTCGGAGCTCAACCTGGCGAGCATCGCGATCGGCACCCTCACGGGCGCCGAGACCGTGACGCGCGAGGTCACCTCCACCGGCCCCGGCACCTACACGGCCAGCGTGCAGGGCCTCGCCGGCGTCCGGGCGGACGTCACGCCGTCCACGCTCGAGTTCACCGAGGCGGGCCAGACGAAGTCGTTCGAGGTGTCGTTCACGCGCACCACGGCGACCGTCGACCGGTACGCCACCGGCTCGCTCACCTGGACGAGCGCCGACCACGTCGTGCGCAGCCCCGTCGCCGTGAACCCCGTCTCCATCGCGGCCCCGGCCGAGGTGGCGGGCACCGGGATCGACGGGTCCGTCGACGTCACGGTCACCCCCGGCGCCACCGGGCCGATCACGCTCACGGCCGAGGGCCTCGCCCGCGGCGTCGTGATCCCGGACCCGAAGGACGCCTCGTCGCCCTTCACCGGCTCCGGCCCCGCGAAGGCGTCGGCCACCTACCCGATCACGGTGCCGGCGGGCCAGCTGGCGACGCGGATCGACCTCGACTCCGCGGACGAAGCCGCCGACCTCGACCTCACGGTCACCCGGGTCGTCGACGGGAAGGTCGTCGCGACGTACACGTCGGCCACCGCGTCCGCCGACGAGTCGGTCACCATCGAGACGCCGGAGGCCGGCGCCTACGTGGTGAAGGTCGACGTGTTCTCGATCCCGACGGGCTCGACGACCGCCGACTACACGGTCACGCAGTTCGACCTGTCCACGACGACGGACGAGGGCGCCTTCACGGTGTCCCCGAACCCGATCGACGCGGTGCAGAGCCGGCCGGCCACCTACACGGCGTCGTGGAGCGACCTCGCTCCCGAGACCGCGTACCTCGGTCGCGTCGCGTACTCGGGATCCCCCTTCACCACGTACGTCCGCGTCGAGTCCGGGGCGATCCCCGCCCCGGTCGCGACCGCGCCGCCCGTGGTCACCGGCACCCCCGTCGCCGGCCAGACGCTCACGGCGACGCCCGGCACGTGGGACCAGGAGGGCCTCACGTTCTCGTACCAGTGGTACGCGGACGGCAAGGCGCTCCCCGGCCAGACGCGCGCGACCTACCGGGTCTCGCCGTCGGCCTCGGGCAAGTCGATCACCGTCGTCGTGACGGCGAAGCCGGCCGAGGGCCCGACGGGCACCGCGACCAGCGAGCCCGTCGTGATCAAGCTGGCCAGCACGGTCACGGTGAGCGTGAAGCCGCCCGTGCTGACGAGCGCGCAGAAGGCGGTCGTCACGGTCAAGGTCGACAGCGCCGCGAAGGCGGCGCCCACGGGCACCGTCACCGTGAAGGTCGGCGCGGACACGTTCGAGGTCACCCTCGACGCGGCCGGCACCGGCCGCGTCGAGCTGCCGGCGTACCCGAAGGGCCGCTACGCGGTGACCGCGGCCTACGCGGGTGACGACGCGAACGCGGCCAAGACCAGCGCGCCGAAGTACCTCTACGTGACCCGCTGA